One genomic window of Mogibacterium diversum includes the following:
- a CDS encoding LD-carboxypeptidase, whose translation MIYPKFPEKGSSLGICAPSAGVGHKIKLFDKSLAALKSSGFDIIETASVRNDNIKSADAKTRGEEFNFLVQNPDVEMIVSAAGGDYNIEILPYLDTETLANYPKWIAGASDPTNIMYYVTTKLDIATMYGFNAGSFDWDTLHEFQKNSLKLMYGNTIKQYSFDKYDSNTDFSVQDVVLDGDVNWQLSMPGTDEIIDKSSAADSPRLIAEGRLIGGCIDCIAKLIGTPFDGSKSFVKKYPHKIWFLDNFAMTSFDLYLTIMQMKYCGYFKGTKAIVFGRTMFGDKSDEEYIAQLRQAIPDIPFIWNADIGHVKPCFTVINGAYGRVTCAQGKGSLEQALV comes from the coding sequence ATGATATATCCTAAATTTCCTGAAAAAGGTTCCTCTCTAGGCATCTGTGCCCCGAGCGCTGGAGTTGGTCACAAAATTAAATTGTTTGATAAATCATTAGCAGCCCTTAAATCATCGGGCTTTGATATTATAGAAACAGCTAGTGTTAGGAATGATAATATAAAATCTGCTGATGCTAAGACTCGTGGTGAAGAGTTTAACTTTCTCGTTCAAAATCCTGATGTAGAGATGATTGTTTCTGCAGCTGGTGGTGATTATAACATCGAAATATTACCTTACTTAGATACAGAGACGTTGGCTAATTACCCCAAGTGGATTGCTGGTGCAAGCGACCCCACTAACATTATGTACTACGTAACTACTAAACTCGACATAGCTACGATGTACGGTTTTAATGCAGGTAGCTTTGACTGGGATACACTTCACGAGTTCCAGAAGAATTCACTCAAACTTATGTACGGCAACACTATAAAACAATACTCATTCGATAAGTACGACTCTAACACCGACTTTAGCGTTCAGGATGTGGTTCTTGATGGAGACGTAAATTGGCAGCTATCAATGCCAGGTACAGATGAGATAATAGATAAATCGTCCGCTGCTGATTCACCAAGGCTAATAGCTGAGGGGCGACTTATAGGAGGATGCATAGATTGTATCGCAAAACTAATAGGAACTCCTTTCGATGGCAGCAAGTCATTTGTAAAGAAATATCCTCATAAAATATGGTTCCTAGATAATTTTGCGATGACTTCATTTGACCTATACCTCACAATTATGCAGATGAAGTACTGCGGTTACTTTAAAGGCACCAAAGCGATAGTGTTTGGGAGAACTATGTTCGGAGACAAATCAGACGAGGAATATATAGCACAGCTACGTCAAGCTATTCCGGATATCCCATTCATCTGGAATGCAGATATCGGCCATGTAAAGCCATGCTTTACAGTGATAAATGGTGCGTACGGCAGAGTTACATGCGCACAGGGAAAAGGTTCGCTTGAGCAGGCGTTGGTGTAG
- a CDS encoding peptidase associated/transthyretin-like domain-containing protein: MKRDKELPKVYLRIDNGYGQFYDMSFSADGENWSSGVLFSDEFLTPSILMPPGEYKIRFSIKARPGISAYYKKKGPFYTEVLVKPFTDTMIVFDNDTLTSWQEDLKE, from the coding sequence ATGAAACGCGATAAGGAGCTGCCTAAGGTATACCTTAGAATCGATAACGGTTATGGTCAATTCTATGATATGTCATTTTCGGCTGATGGAGAGAACTGGTCATCTGGAGTATTATTTTCAGACGAGTTTCTAACACCGTCTATCTTGATGCCTCCAGGAGAGTACAAGATAAGATTCTCAATTAAAGCTCGCCCTGGGATATCGGCATATTACAAGAAAAAAGGACCTTTTTACACGGAGGTCTTAGTAAAACCGTTTACTGACACGATGATCGTGTTTGATAATGATACATTAACTAGTTGGCAAGAAGATTTAAAGGAGTAA
- a CDS encoding YitT family protein — protein sequence MLHHKFFEMNWFNKFEDKWNGLSSTILIILGNLIYAFSINLLITPMHLYNGGFLGISQIVRHLIVANTGVRTIYGLDFTGIIYFLINIPLFLYAYSSAGFKFATKTLISIGISSVCLTLVPVPKIPYIDDYLTACVVAGVIGGIGTGMILRGGSSTGGPDIIAVCMAKKNPNVSVGMLNNVVNFAVYGCCLLLFNVKIAVYSFIYSAIKAMFIDRMHTQNIKTEVLIITKKEGIEKILTEELNRGVTSWKGTGAYTGDEVNIILTLVSKYEIEHLKGIVHDIDPHAFLMMSEGENIVGNFKRHIGVGE from the coding sequence ATGCTTCACCATAAATTTTTTGAAATGAACTGGTTTAATAAATTTGAAGATAAATGGAATGGATTATCAAGTACAATACTGATAATCCTAGGAAACTTAATCTATGCGTTCAGCATAAACCTTCTAATTACTCCGATGCATCTTTATAACGGTGGCTTTCTCGGAATTTCCCAGATTGTAAGACATTTAATTGTCGCTAATACTGGCGTTAGAACGATATATGGGCTTGATTTTACGGGTATTATCTACTTCCTGATAAATATTCCTTTATTTTTGTATGCGTACTCTTCAGCTGGATTTAAATTTGCGACTAAGACACTGATTTCAATAGGCATATCGTCGGTTTGTCTTACACTTGTTCCGGTACCGAAGATTCCTTATATTGATGACTACCTAACTGCATGCGTGGTAGCAGGTGTTATCGGAGGAATAGGAACCGGAATGATTTTAAGGGGTGGAAGTTCCACTGGTGGCCCAGACATCATTGCAGTGTGCATGGCAAAAAAGAATCCAAACGTTAGTGTAGGGATGCTTAATAATGTTGTGAATTTTGCTGTATATGGTTGCTGTTTATTGCTATTTAATGTAAAGATAGCAGTTTATTCCTTCATTTACTCTGCTATCAAAGCGATGTTTATCGATAGGATGCACACCCAAAATATCAAGACAGAGGTGCTGATTATTACTAAGAAAGAAGGCATTGAAAAAATTCTTACTGAAGAATTAAACAGAGGTGTTACTAGCTGGAAGGGAACAGGCGCATATACAGGAGATGAGGTAAATATAATTCTAACGCTTGTCTCAAAATATGAAATTGAACATCTTAAGGGAATCGTTCACGATATTGATCCTCATGCATTTCTAATGATGTCAGAAGGAGAAAATATTGTGGGGAATTTTAAGAGACACATAGGGGTCGGCGAATAG
- the ppdK gene encoding pyruvate, phosphate dikinase, producing the protein MEKFVYSFNEGSKDMRSLLGGKGANLAEMTKIGLPVPFGFTISTDACKDYLDKGGVLSEEIVKEVYDHLSELEHVMGKTFGDVENPLLVSVRSGAPVSMPGMMDTILNLGLNDESVKGLAAKTGNERFAYDSYRRFIQMFGDVVLEISKAKFDFIFDGKKEAVGAEFDVDLSPEDLKSIIEDYKALVKEELGRDFPQDPKDQLMEAIQAVFRSWNNDRAILYRQLNNISASLGTAVNVQSMVFGNTGETSGTGVAFTRSPVNGENKIFGEFLVNAQGEDVVAGIRTPQPIAEMEQAFPEVYAKFESVAEILEKHYKDMQDMEFTVEDNKLFMLQTRNGKRTATAAVKIAVDMVEEGLIDKETAILRIEPDQINQLLHPTFDSAELATATAVAKGLPASPGAACGEIVFSADDAAEAAALGKKVVLVREETSPEDLAGMVAAQGILTARGGMTSHAAVVARGMGKCCVAGCSEVTVHESAKKMVVNGKEYHEGDVISINGTDGSVYDVAIKTVSPELSGDFGTIMKWADDVRNLGVRANADNPRDARQALEFGAEGIGLCRTEHMFFEDERIPKIRRMILADSESERREALAGLLPYQKGDFKGLYEVMGERPVTIRLLDPPLHEFLPKTEADVNQLSEQFGISKEAIEKKTVELHEFNPMLGHRGCRLAITYPEIAEMQTEAILTAALEVAKEKGYKIKPEIMVPLVGNVKELRFVKNTIDETAKKCFEKAGMELEYMVGTMIEIPRAALTADEIAEEAEFFSFGTNDLTQMGFGFSRDDTGNIIKEYINDGILERDPFQSLDQKGIGKLVKMACEGGKETRPNIKLGVCGEHGGDPDTIEFMYKTGLQYVSCSPFRVPIARLAAAQATIKNRK; encoded by the coding sequence ATGGAAAAATTTGTTTATTCTTTCAATGAAGGCTCTAAGGATATGAGGAGTCTTTTAGGTGGTAAGGGTGCAAACCTTGCTGAAATGACTAAGATTGGTCTGCCAGTACCATTTGGATTTACTATTTCAACGGATGCTTGTAAAGACTATCTCGACAAAGGTGGAGTATTATCCGAAGAGATTGTTAAGGAAGTATATGACCATCTTTCAGAACTTGAACACGTAATGGGAAAAACTTTTGGAGATGTTGAGAATCCTCTTCTCGTATCGGTTAGATCTGGAGCTCCTGTATCGATGCCTGGTATGATGGATACTATCCTCAATCTTGGTCTTAATGACGAGTCTGTAAAAGGGCTTGCTGCAAAGACTGGAAACGAAAGATTTGCTTATGACAGCTATAGAAGATTTATCCAGATGTTCGGAGATGTAGTTCTTGAGATATCAAAAGCTAAGTTTGATTTTATCTTCGACGGTAAGAAAGAAGCAGTTGGAGCTGAGTTTGACGTTGATCTATCTCCAGAAGATCTTAAGTCTATTATCGAAGACTATAAAGCACTCGTTAAAGAGGAGCTAGGAAGAGATTTTCCACAGGATCCTAAAGACCAGCTGATGGAAGCTATCCAGGCTGTATTCCGTTCGTGGAATAACGACAGAGCTATTTTATACAGACAGCTAAACAACATTTCCGCATCTCTTGGAACTGCGGTTAATGTACAGTCTATGGTATTCGGAAATACTGGCGAGACGTCAGGAACTGGTGTTGCATTTACAAGAAGCCCTGTAAACGGAGAGAACAAGATCTTTGGTGAGTTCCTTGTAAACGCTCAGGGTGAAGATGTTGTTGCCGGAATTAGAACACCTCAGCCAATCGCAGAGATGGAGCAGGCTTTCCCTGAAGTATATGCGAAGTTTGAGTCTGTAGCTGAGATTCTGGAGAAGCATTACAAAGATATGCAGGACATGGAGTTTACCGTTGAGGATAACAAACTATTCATGCTCCAGACTAGAAATGGTAAGAGAACTGCTACTGCAGCTGTTAAGATTGCAGTGGACATGGTTGAAGAAGGGTTAATTGATAAGGAAACTGCTATACTTCGTATAGAACCAGATCAGATTAACCAGCTACTTCACCCTACATTTGATAGTGCAGAGCTAGCAACTGCAACTGCTGTTGCTAAGGGGCTTCCAGCTTCACCAGGAGCTGCTTGTGGTGAAATCGTATTCAGTGCTGACGACGCTGCAGAGGCTGCTGCATTAGGTAAGAAAGTCGTACTTGTAAGAGAGGAAACTTCGCCAGAAGACCTGGCAGGTATGGTTGCTGCTCAGGGTATCCTTACTGCAAGAGGTGGTATGACTTCTCATGCGGCTGTAGTTGCTCGTGGAATGGGTAAGTGCTGCGTTGCTGGTTGCAGTGAGGTTACAGTACATGAGTCTGCGAAGAAAATGGTTGTAAACGGTAAAGAGTACCATGAAGGAGATGTAATTTCTATCAATGGTACTGACGGAAGTGTTTATGATGTAGCAATTAAGACTGTATCACCTGAGCTATCGGGTGACTTCGGAACTATTATGAAGTGGGCTGATGATGTTAGAAATCTCGGAGTTAGAGCTAATGCTGATAACCCAAGAGACGCTAGACAGGCGCTAGAGTTTGGAGCTGAAGGAATCGGTCTTTGCAGAACTGAGCACATGTTCTTTGAGGATGAGAGAATCCCTAAGATTAGAAGAATGATACTTGCTGATTCTGAGTCTGAGAGAAGAGAAGCGCTAGCAGGTCTACTTCCATACCAGAAAGGTGACTTCAAAGGTCTATATGAGGTAATGGGCGAGAGACCAGTTACTATCAGACTTCTAGATCCACCTCTACATGAATTCCTTCCTAAGACTGAGGCTGATGTTAATCAGCTTTCAGAACAGTTTGGAATTTCTAAGGAAGCTATAGAGAAGAAGACTGTCGAGCTTCATGAGTTCAACCCTATGCTCGGCCACAGAGGTTGTCGTCTTGCTATTACTTATCCTGAAATAGCTGAGATGCAGACAGAAGCTATTCTAACTGCTGCACTTGAAGTAGCTAAGGAGAAGGGTTATAAGATTAAGCCTGAAATCATGGTTCCTCTAGTAGGAAATGTTAAGGAACTGCGTTTCGTTAAGAATACAATTGATGAGACAGCTAAGAAGTGCTTTGAAAAGGCAGGAATGGAACTTGAGTACATGGTAGGTACTATGATCGAGATTCCAAGAGCGGCTCTAACTGCAGATGAAATTGCTGAAGAAGCAGAATTCTTCTCATTCGGAACTAACGACCTAACTCAGATGGGATTTGGATTCTCTCGTGATGATACGGGTAACATCATTAAAGAATATATCAATGATGGCATACTTGAGAGAGATCCATTCCAGTCCCTAGATCAGAAGGGTATTGGAAAGCTAGTTAAGATGGCTTGTGAAGGCGGAAAAGAAACCAGACCAAACATCAAGTTAGGTGTTTGCGGAGAGCACGGTGGAGATCCTGATACTATTGAGTTTATGTACAAGACTGGACTTCAATACGTATCTTGCTCACCATTCAGAGTACCAATCGCAAGACTTGCTGCTGCACAGGCAACAATCAAGAATCGTAAATAG
- a CDS encoding glycine--tRNA ligase — MAIDKSVVQPDRVVTMDKITALAKNRGYIFPGSEIYGGLANTWDYGPLGVTFKNNVKKAWWSKFVQQSKYNVGIDAAILMNPETWVASGHVGGFSDPLIDCKSCKARFRADKIIEDYLVEKEGKQISCDGWSNEEMEKYISENNIPCPECGKSDFTGIRKFNLMFKTFQGVTEDSKSEIFLRPETAQGIFVNFKNVQRTSRKKIPFGIAQIGKSFRNEITPGNFTFRTREFEQMELEFFCKPGTDLEWFEYWKQYSIDFLKNLGMNMENIRVRDHEKEELSHYSNATSDLEYLFPFGWGELWGIADRTDFDLTRHQEHSGQDMSYLDPETNERYVPYCIEPSLGADRVALAFLIDAYDEETVVDGKGKEDTRVVLRLHPALAPYTVAVLPLSKKLEDVALPIYEELSKHFNVEYDAAGSIGKRYRREDEIGTPFSICVDFDTETDKSVTIRDRDTMEQIRLPLSDVREYIENKLQF, encoded by the coding sequence ATGGCAATTGATAAGAGTGTAGTTCAGCCAGATAGAGTTGTAACTATGGATAAGATTACTGCTCTGGCGAAGAACAGAGGTTATATTTTCCCCGGATCAGAGATTTATGGTGGCTTAGCCAATACATGGGATTATGGACCTCTTGGAGTTACATTCAAGAACAACGTTAAGAAGGCTTGGTGGAGCAAGTTCGTCCAGCAGTCAAAATATAATGTTGGCATTGATGCTGCTATCCTCATGAATCCAGAGACCTGGGTAGCATCTGGTCATGTGGGTGGCTTCTCAGACCCACTTATCGATTGTAAGAGCTGTAAAGCAAGGTTTAGAGCGGATAAGATTATTGAAGACTACCTTGTTGAAAAGGAGGGCAAGCAGATTTCGTGTGACGGCTGGAGTAATGAGGAGATGGAAAAATATATCTCTGAGAACAATATTCCGTGCCCAGAGTGTGGTAAGTCTGACTTCACAGGAATTCGCAAGTTTAACTTAATGTTTAAGACTTTTCAGGGTGTAACAGAAGATTCTAAATCAGAAATCTTTCTAAGGCCTGAGACGGCACAGGGCATATTCGTTAATTTTAAGAATGTCCAGAGAACTTCGCGCAAAAAGATACCGTTTGGTATAGCGCAGATAGGCAAGTCGTTCCGTAACGAAATTACGCCTGGAAACTTCACTTTCAGGACTAGGGAGTTTGAGCAGATGGAGCTAGAGTTCTTCTGCAAACCAGGAACTGATCTAGAATGGTTTGAGTATTGGAAACAATATTCAATTGATTTTCTCAAAAATCTTGGCATGAACATGGAAAATATCCGTGTTAGAGATCATGAAAAAGAAGAACTATCGCACTATAGCAATGCAACTTCAGACCTAGAATATTTATTCCCGTTCGGGTGGGGAGAGCTATGGGGAATAGCGGATAGAACAGATTTCGACCTCACTAGACATCAGGAGCACTCAGGACAGGATATGAGTTATCTTGACCCTGAAACAAACGAGAGATATGTTCCATATTGTATAGAGCCATCTCTTGGAGCAGACAGAGTAGCACTCGCATTCCTAATCGATGCATACGATGAGGAAACTGTGGTTGATGGAAAGGGCAAAGAAGATACTAGAGTTGTTCTTAGACTTCACCCTGCACTTGCTCCTTACACAGTTGCAGTTCTGCCACTATCTAAGAAACTAGAAGATGTAGCTTTGCCTATTTACGAGGAACTTAGTAAGCATTTTAACGTTGAATACGATGCTGCTGGTTCAATAGGCAAGAGATATAGAAGAGAAGATGAGATTGGAACACCTTTCTCAATCTGTGTGGATTTCGACACAGAAACCGATAAATCAGTCACTATACGCGACAGAGATACGATGGAGCAGATTCGTCTACCTCTGTCTGACGTTAGGGAGTATATAGAAAACAAATTGCAGTTTTAA
- a CDS encoding DUF4342 domain-containing protein, which translates to MEITLEKIELVKDRTGVSYREAKSALEEANGSVVDAIILIEENMGTEDSADENLYGNELFARLKKTAEKGNMSRIIIKKGDEVLVNLPLTVGILGVVIAPWGMILGLVAAAGFNCNVEFVNDKGEVTDVNGKVKAQYSRAKSAGTETVDKIKDSELYNDIRIKGQDKFEDLKDKGLDKFDQVKSNVNLSDLKRKGSEILKKRSKDDEFDFSENDIADDVDGYYDLDIENLGPDQPGNVFVDNEETHKEDTEEK; encoded by the coding sequence ATGGAAATCACATTAGAAAAGATTGAATTAGTGAAAGACAGGACAGGGGTTAGCTATAGAGAAGCAAAGAGTGCTCTTGAAGAAGCTAATGGAAGCGTGGTCGATGCTATTATTCTCATTGAGGAGAATATGGGGACCGAGGATTCAGCTGATGAAAATCTGTACGGCAATGAACTTTTCGCTCGTCTTAAGAAGACTGCTGAAAAGGGGAATATGTCACGAATCATCATCAAGAAAGGCGATGAAGTGCTCGTTAATCTACCGCTTACAGTTGGTATTTTAGGTGTTGTTATCGCCCCTTGGGGAATGATACTAGGTCTAGTCGCTGCGGCAGGATTTAACTGCAATGTCGAGTTTGTAAATGACAAGGGAGAAGTTACAGATGTTAACGGCAAAGTTAAAGCTCAGTATAGCCGTGCAAAGAGCGCTGGCACCGAGACTGTAGATAAGATTAAAGATAGCGAGCTGTATAACGATATTAGAATCAAGGGACAGGATAAGTTTGAAGATTTAAAGGATAAGGGTCTCGATAAGTTTGATCAGGTTAAGAGCAATGTCAATCTCTCTGATTTAAAGCGCAAGGGCAGTGAGATTCTTAAGAAACGCAGCAAAGACGACGAATTTGATTTTTCTGAAAATGATATAGCTGATGATGTTGATGGATACTATGATTTGGATATTGAGAATCTAGGACCTGATCAGCCAGGAAACGTATTTGTTGACAATGAGGAAACTCATAAAGAAGATACAGAAGAAAAATAA
- the recO gene encoding DNA repair protein RecO — MLINTEGIVLRQSKIANNRRIITLFTRRYGKITAGTSINERAKGRAALAIRPFTYAEYDIFKGRNYFNINNADVKKSYYSIGEDIDRYMVASKLLEYIDKTTEEEQLRPRLFDLSIEFMESITNAKGSYVTLLYAFVVKSLSLNGVMPEIKQCVSCGKSLSDIRKEGNGKVKYFSVTGGGILCEDCYTRLDAQDVSLIFKPDFDIVEVLDYFAKKPLSSFEKVALKPAVSNGLQRILSEYLKYYLDVDIFDNDISL, encoded by the coding sequence ATGCTTATTAATACAGAAGGAATAGTGCTTCGTCAGAGCAAGATTGCCAATAACAGACGGATTATTACGCTTTTCACAAGGCGATACGGTAAAATAACTGCGGGGACAAGTATTAACGAGCGTGCTAAAGGAAGGGCGGCGCTTGCTATAAGACCTTTTACATATGCGGAATATGACATATTTAAAGGGCGAAACTATTTCAATATCAATAATGCGGATGTAAAGAAAAGCTATTACTCAATCGGCGAAGATATAGATAGATATATGGTTGCTTCAAAGCTTCTTGAGTATATAGATAAAACAACTGAAGAGGAACAGCTTAGGCCTAGACTTTTTGATTTATCAATTGAGTTCATGGAGTCAATCACCAATGCTAAGGGGAGTTACGTGACACTCCTTTATGCGTTTGTTGTAAAGTCGCTATCGCTTAACGGAGTGATGCCAGAAATAAAGCAATGTGTGAGCTGTGGTAAGTCGCTTTCTGATATCAGAAAAGAGGGAAATGGTAAGGTAAAGTACTTTTCTGTGACTGGTGGTGGCATTCTGTGTGAGGATTGCTACACAAGGCTTGATGCGCAAGATGTTTCGTTGATTTTCAAACCCGATTTTGATATAGTTGAAGTGTTAGATTACTTTGCAAAGAAGCCACTCTCGAGTTTTGAAAAAGTAGCTCTCAAGCCCGCAGTATCAAACGGATTGCAGAGAATTTTATCTGAATACTTGAAGTATTATCTTGATGTTGATATTTTCGATAATGACATTAGCTTATAG
- the era gene encoding GTPase Era, with product MKSGFIGIIGRPNAGKSTLLNNVLGEKIAITSDKPQTTRNRITGIYTDLEYDEGSGIQMIFLDTPGIHKPKNKLGAAINETAINTMGGVDVVLLIVDGTKKFGRGDQYILDMLAQSDSKKVLAINKMDLISPEEYLELYNRYDESGMFDGIFGISALQDTNVDKLMKCLTKYMAEGPMYYPEDMATDHPERFIVSEIIREKLLQYLDQEVPHGIFVEIESYEEKPHITEIGAVICCERTSHKSIIIGKGGRKLKGIGKSAREEIELLLGTKVFLSLWVKVKERWRDSDRVIRNLGYRDE from the coding sequence ATGAAATCAGGTTTTATTGGAATAATCGGAAGACCTAACGCGGGGAAATCTACACTTCTTAATAATGTACTAGGTGAGAAAATTGCCATCACCTCGGACAAGCCACAGACGACGAGAAATAGAATTACGGGTATTTACACGGATCTCGAGTACGATGAGGGAAGTGGTATACAGATGATTTTTCTGGACACACCTGGGATACATAAGCCTAAAAATAAACTGGGGGCAGCGATAAACGAGACTGCGATTAACACTATGGGTGGGGTGGATGTGGTCTTGCTTATTGTAGATGGGACAAAGAAGTTCGGAAGGGGAGACCAGTATATTTTAGACATGCTAGCTCAGTCAGATAGCAAGAAAGTGCTTGCAATCAACAAGATGGATTTAATTAGTCCCGAGGAATATCTTGAACTTTATAATAGATATGATGAAAGTGGAATGTTCGATGGGATTTTCGGAATCTCAGCACTTCAGGACACTAACGTAGACAAACTCATGAAATGCCTAACGAAATATATGGCCGAAGGACCTATGTATTATCCTGAAGATATGGCGACTGATCATCCTGAAAGGTTCATAGTAAGCGAGATAATTAGAGAAAAACTACTGCAATATCTAGATCAAGAAGTACCACATGGAATCTTCGTTGAAATTGAGTCATATGAAGAGAAACCACACATCACGGAAATCGGTGCAGTCATATGCTGCGAGCGCACATCGCACAAGAGCATTATTATCGGTAAGGGTGGACGCAAACTCAAAGGGATTGGAAAGAGCGCAAGGGAAGAAATTGAATTGCTGCTTGGAACCAAGGTGTTTCTGTCGCTTTGGGTAAAGGTTAAAGAACGGTGGCGTGATTCTGACAGGGTTATTAGAAATCTTGGATATAGGGATGAGTAA
- the ybeY gene encoding rRNA maturation RNase YbeY: MMILDINYSDAIYGDADIDERIDKDLIHEAAVYLISSELLGEMSEEALDRASELPIYIGVSLVSEDEIKDINRDFRGIDKVTDVLSFPQFESTDEILAEIEGDEALVDIPLGDVVICLDQAERQSKEYGTSIRREVTYLFVHSILHLLGYDHMEEEDKSLMRAHEEKIMTALDILR, encoded by the coding sequence ATGATGATTTTAGATATCAACTACAGTGATGCTATATATGGTGATGCTGATATAGATGAACGCATCGATAAAGATTTGATTCATGAGGCCGCAGTCTACCTAATATCCTCAGAGCTGCTCGGTGAGATGAGTGAAGAAGCGCTTGATAGAGCGTCGGAGTTGCCAATATACATTGGCGTGTCCCTTGTTTCAGAGGATGAAATAAAGGACATTAATAGAGATTTTCGTGGCATAGACAAGGTCACTGACGTGTTGTCATTTCCGCAGTTCGAAAGCACTGATGAAATTCTTGCGGAAATAGAAGGTGATGAGGCACTCGTAGATATTCCGCTAGGTGATGTGGTTATTTGCCTTGACCAAGCAGAACGTCAATCGAAGGAGTATGGAACGTCCATTAGACGCGAAGTTACATACCTCTTCGTGCACAGTATACTTCATCTGCTAGGATATGATCACATGGAGGAAGAAGATAAGTCATTGATGCGGGCACATGAAGAAAAAATCATGACGGCACTAGACATCTTAAGATAG
- a CDS encoding PhoH family protein — MDNSKDIVRFEIPEDINREQLFGTLDANIKQVEKATGTSIVMRDDGLFIKGTENLKAANIINRMVENLRVEPEIDARRVNYLIDLEQKGESFDAREQVNDVICYTHKGKPLRPKTKGQKRYIDTIRRNDMVFGIGPAGTGKTYLACALAANALKNKEVERIILARPAVEAGESLGFLPGDLQDKVDPYLRPLYDAIFEIVGQETAARLKESGVIEVVPLAYMRGRTLDNSFIILDEAQNTTREQMKMFLTRMGFNSKVVVTGDITQIDLPKGAGSGLVEAKRVLSGVEGVEFSYLTEVDVVRHELVKRIIKAYSDYEDSNNSGTNVRRGGSK; from the coding sequence ATGGATAATAGTAAAGATATAGTTAGATTTGAGATTCCAGAGGATATTAATAGAGAACAGCTTTTTGGCACACTTGATGCTAATATCAAGCAGGTCGAAAAGGCTACGGGCACGTCAATCGTAATGCGAGATGACGGGCTTTTTATTAAAGGAACGGAGAACCTGAAAGCTGCAAATATAATTAATAGAATGGTTGAGAATCTACGAGTTGAGCCAGAAATCGATGCGCGCAGGGTTAACTACCTGATCGATCTTGAACAGAAAGGCGAGAGTTTTGATGCTAGAGAGCAGGTAAATGATGTAATCTGCTACACGCATAAGGGGAAGCCGCTTAGGCCGAAGACCAAGGGACAGAAACGATACATCGACACCATTCGAAGGAATGATATGGTTTTTGGCATCGGTCCAGCGGGAACAGGAAAAACGTATTTAGCATGTGCTCTTGCTGCTAATGCCCTTAAGAATAAAGAAGTAGAGAGAATAATATTGGCTAGACCAGCTGTAGAGGCGGGCGAAAGCCTCGGTTTCTTGCCAGGAGACCTTCAGGATAAGGTTGACCCATATCTTAGACCTCTATACGATGCTATATTTGAGATAGTTGGGCAAGAGACTGCTGCTAGGCTCAAGGAAAGTGGGGTTATCGAGGTTGTACCTCTAGCTTATATGAGAGGTCGTACACTCGATAATTCATTTATCATACTCGATGAAGCGCAGAACACTACGCGTGAACAGATGAAGATGTTTTTAACTCGTATGGGCTTCAATTCAAAAGTCGTTGTAACAGGTGACATCACTCAGATAGATTTACCGAAGGGCGCGGGGTCCGGTCTTGTTGAGGCAAAGCGTGTTCTATCTGGTGTGGAAGGTGTCGAATTCAGCTACTTGACTGAGGTGGACGTAGTTAGGCACGAGCTTGTTAAGCGGATTATAAAGGCTTATAGTGATTATGAAGACTCGAATAATTCCGGAACGAATGTCAGACGTGGTGGGAGTAAATGA
- a CDS encoding GatB/YqeY domain-containing protein: MSLKEQLMADYKTAMKEHDVTTKETVNLVRAAIKQHEVDQKVALEDDADIVPIIKKQLKMRRDALADFEKAGRTDLLDGYKKEIEVLERYLPEEMSEEEILDAIKKIADETGIERSMKSMGVMMKTAMAKLHGKADGSLVSKMVKEYLSK, encoded by the coding sequence GTGAGTTTGAAAGAACAGTTGATGGCTGATTATAAGACAGCTATGAAGGAGCACGACGTCACCACCAAGGAGACCGTCAACCTCGTTAGAGCCGCTATTAAGCAGCACGAAGTAGATCAGAAGGTCGCACTTGAGGATGACGCCGATATCGTTCCAATCATCAAGAAGCAGCTCAAGATGCGTAGAGATGCGCTAGCTGATTTCGAGAAGGCTGGAAGGACAGACTTGTTAGATGGTTATAAAAAAGAGATTGAGGTTCTCGAGAGATATCTTCCCGAGGAGATGTCTGAAGAGGAAATCCTTGATGCTATCAAAAAGATTGCTGACGAGACAGGAATCGAACGCAGCATGAAGAGCATGGGCGTTATGATGAAGACTGCTATGGCTAAGCTACACGGTAAGGCTGATGGCTCACTCGTGTCTAAAATGGTTAAGGAATACCTCAGCAAATAA